In one Mucilaginibacter ginsenosidivorax genomic region, the following are encoded:
- a CDS encoding ABC transporter permease, translating to MIKNYFKIAFRNFGRHKLFTMINIVGLSIGISAALVIYVIVNYDFTFDKNHRDSDKIYRVVTEYSFSGNVGYNGGVTGPLAGAVKAEVTGVKDVVPFFTNGGMNVFIANNTNVPTRFKDHDNIVLADGRYFTLLDYNWLAGSAKTALNEPYQVVLTSDQAKIYFPKLSYSQMLGKTVTYDTIKTTVTGIIQTPQENTDFNFHDFISYSTGLANPALKDNLQLTEWGSTTSASVLFVKLADNASAANVEKQLNVLLKKHNPPKKEDAGNTQVFHLQPLSDLHFNKEYNNFDGGHTASKTTLYGLLVIAAFLLLLGCINFVNLTTAQASQRAKEIGIRKTMGSTRRQLITQFLSETFLVTIFAVIIALVAAPSILKLFADFTPKGITVDYLHHGNILLFMLALIVIVSILSGFYPALVLSGYKPVDVFKNQAHSGTNKTRNAFLRKSLTTVQFIIAQFFIMATLLVSKQIYYALHKDLGFKKDAIINITIPYKNMNPGTKQVFKNKLAAMPQIELMSIGGAPPSSGNTNSTEMTYKDGKKEIKTDVQQKYGDENYIKVYKIKLLAGRNIHQSDSGKAFIINKTYAKILGFKNPADAVGKILDFDNHKNEIVGVTADFYQKSLHSAIQPLVILIPTNKWGTRTFHIALKPQTTNGGEWKKAINDMGKTWKELYPDDDFDYSFYDKNIEKFYESEQHTSTLLTWATGLSIFISCLGLLGLAMYTTNLRTKEIGVRKVLGASVAQIVTLLSTELILLILLAFVLVTPLAWYAMNKWMESFADRTSISWWIFVASGAGMLLAALFTLSFQTVKAAVANPVNSLRSE from the coding sequence ATGATAAAAAATTACTTCAAGATCGCGTTCCGTAATTTCGGACGGCACAAGTTGTTTACAATGATCAACATTGTAGGTTTGTCTATCGGCATTAGTGCCGCTTTGGTAATTTACGTTATTGTAAATTATGATTTTACGTTTGATAAAAACCATAGGGATAGCGATAAGATTTACCGCGTGGTTACCGAGTATTCGTTTTCGGGCAATGTGGGCTATAATGGTGGCGTTACCGGCCCATTGGCGGGCGCCGTAAAAGCCGAAGTAACGGGCGTAAAAGATGTGGTGCCGTTTTTTACCAATGGCGGCATGAATGTATTTATTGCCAATAATACCAATGTACCCACAAGGTTTAAAGATCATGATAATATTGTACTGGCCGATGGCAGGTATTTTACGCTGCTCGATTACAATTGGCTTGCGGGCTCGGCCAAAACGGCGCTGAACGAACCTTACCAGGTGGTGCTTACGTCAGATCAGGCTAAGATATATTTTCCTAAACTATCCTATAGCCAGATGCTGGGCAAAACGGTAACCTATGATACTATCAAGACTACCGTTACCGGTATTATACAAACGCCTCAGGAAAACACCGATTTTAATTTTCACGATTTTATATCGTATAGTACAGGCCTGGCCAATCCTGCCCTTAAAGATAATCTTCAGTTAACAGAATGGGGGAGTACCACGTCGGCATCGGTGTTGTTCGTTAAACTTGCAGATAATGCATCGGCAGCTAATGTTGAAAAGCAACTGAATGTGTTGTTGAAAAAACATAATCCGCCTAAAAAGGAAGACGCCGGCAACACCCAGGTTTTTCATTTGCAGCCGTTAAGCGATCTGCACTTTAACAAGGAATACAACAATTTTGATGGCGGGCACACAGCCAGTAAAACAACCTTGTACGGCTTACTGGTAATAGCCGCATTTTTGTTGCTGTTAGGTTGCATCAACTTTGTAAACCTTACAACGGCCCAGGCTTCGCAACGCGCCAAAGAAATAGGCATCCGTAAAACCATGGGAAGTACACGCCGCCAATTGATAACCCAATTTTTAAGCGAAACCTTCCTGGTAACCATTTTTGCGGTAATTATAGCGTTGGTGGCAGCGCCATCCATCCTTAAACTGTTTGCCGATTTTACCCCCAAAGGTATCACGGTTGATTACCTGCATCATGGCAATATCCTGCTGTTTATGCTTGCATTAATTGTTATTGTAAGCATATTATCCGGCTTTTACCCTGCGCTGGTGCTATCGGGCTATAAGCCGGTTGATGTGTTTAAAAACCAGGCGCACTCCGGCACAAATAAAACACGTAACGCGTTTCTGCGTAAATCACTAACTACCGTACAGTTTATTATAGCACAGTTTTTTATTATGGCTACGCTATTGGTAAGCAAACAAATTTATTACGCCCTGCACAAAGATCTGGGTTTTAAAAAGGATGCTATTATTAATATAACCATCCCATATAAAAACATGAACCCGGGGACAAAACAGGTGTTTAAAAACAAACTTGCTGCTATGCCCCAAATTGAGTTAATGAGTATTGGCGGTGCCCCTCCGTCGTCCGGCAATACCAACAGCACCGAGATGACCTATAAGGATGGTAAAAAAGAGATTAAGACCGATGTGCAGCAAAAATATGGCGATGAAAATTATATAAAAGTATATAAAATAAAACTCCTTGCTGGTCGTAACATCCACCAGAGTGATTCGGGAAAAGCTTTTATCATTAATAAAACCTATGCCAAAATATTAGGCTTTAAGAACCCGGCCGATGCTGTTGGTAAAATTCTTGACTTTGATAATCATAAAAATGAGATTGTGGGAGTAACAGCAGATTTTTATCAAAAGTCGCTGCATTCGGCCATTCAGCCATTGGTCATTTTAATACCTACTAATAAATGGGGTACCCGCACTTTTCATATAGCCCTAAAACCGCAAACCACCAATGGCGGTGAATGGAAAAAGGCGATAAACGATATGGGAAAAACCTGGAAGGAACTATACCCCGATGATGATTTTGATTACAGTTTTTACGATAAAAACATCGAAAAATTTTATGAATCGGAGCAGCATACATCTACTTTGCTTACCTGGGCAACGGGCCTATCTATATTTATCAGTTGTTTAGGTTTATTAGGCCTGGCTATGTACACCACCAATTTACGCACAAAAGAAATTGGTGTGCGTAAGGTGCTTGGCGCATCGGTTGCGCAGATTGTTACCCTGCTATCAACCGAGTTAATATTGCTTATTTTACTTGCCTTTGTACTGGTTACACCATTAGCCTGGTACGCCATGAACAAATGGATGGAGAGCTTTGCCGACCGCACCAGCATTAGTTGGTGGATATTTGTAGCAAGCGGTGCAGGCATGCTACTGGCTGCACTGTTTACACTAAGTTTCCAAACGGTGAAAGCCGCGGTTGCTAATCCTGTGAATAGTTTGCGTAGCGAATAG
- a CDS encoding ABC transporter permease: MIKNYLKIALRNFWRHKFFTFINVIGLSIGISSALVIYLIVHFDFTFDQSVRDSERIYRVVSNYTYAGEPAYNRGVCGPLPEAVRTQVSGIDVAAPFFALYQPNVFVPGNSGVPVKFKLQDNVVLADERYFELFNYTWRAGKAKTAFNGPNQVVLTTDQAEKYFPKLSYNQMMGRVITYDTVNTVVTGIIEPVKGNTDFKSQAFISYSTATNNKALQDELRPKHWGGTTPASQLFIKLSPQATVAQITGQLNEILKKHNPPAPSNKGNTRSFALQPLSDVHFNELYGTFYGGRTANKTTLYGLLAIATFLLLLGCINFVNLTTAQAAQRAKEIGIRKTMGSSRLQLIIQFLSETFFITLIAVVISVLIAPVILNLFKDFIPEGITLDLLNQPNLIVFLLALTFIVSLLSGFYPAVLLSGYKPVLVLKNQASSNSSKTRNAWLRKSLTVTQFVIAQFFIMATVLVSKQIYYALHKDLGLKKDAILVINSPWKNRTESRNQVFLNKIIALPQVQLVSLGKDAPSSDNGNSTEATFRDGKKEIKMELNEKYGDENYIKVYHIKLLAGRNLLPGDTSKAFLINETYAHAIGFKNPADAVGKYIDNFNGDVKMQIIGVVADFHAESLHAPIKPIAILTELNHYNNGTFHIALKPQSAGGDDWKKAIVAMETSWKEIYPEDDFEYHFFDENIARFYDAEQHTSTLLTWATGLSVFISCLGLLGLAIYNTNQRTKEIGVRKVLGATVSQIVALLSTELILLILLAFALVTPLAWYAMNKWMQSFADRTSISWWIFVLSGGGMLLTALITSSFQTIKAAMANPTRSLRSE, from the coding sequence ATGATTAAAAACTATTTAAAAATAGCACTCCGTAACTTTTGGCGGCACAAGTTTTTTACGTTTATCAATGTAATCGGCTTGTCTATTGGGATTAGTTCGGCATTGGTTATTTACTTGATAGTTCATTTTGATTTTACTTTTGATCAATCGGTTCGTGATAGCGAGCGGATATACAGGGTAGTTTCCAATTATACCTATGCCGGCGAACCGGCCTATAACCGCGGTGTTTGTGGTCCTTTGCCCGAGGCCGTGCGTACGCAGGTTAGCGGTATTGACGTAGCAGCCCCGTTCTTTGCTTTGTATCAGCCAAATGTATTTGTCCCGGGTAACTCCGGGGTGCCTGTTAAATTTAAACTGCAGGATAACGTGGTATTGGCCGATGAGCGCTACTTTGAGCTTTTTAACTATACCTGGCGTGCCGGCAAAGCTAAAACCGCTTTCAACGGCCCCAACCAGGTAGTGCTGACTACCGATCAGGCCGAAAAATATTTCCCAAAACTGTCATATAACCAAATGATGGGCAGGGTTATAACCTATGATACTGTAAACACTGTGGTTACCGGTATCATAGAGCCGGTAAAAGGCAATACCGATTTTAAATCGCAGGCTTTTATATCTTACTCTACAGCAACTAACAACAAAGCTTTACAAGACGAATTAAGGCCTAAACATTGGGGTGGTACCACACCTGCATCACAACTTTTTATTAAATTATCCCCCCAGGCTACAGTTGCTCAAATAACCGGGCAACTGAATGAAATCCTGAAAAAGCATAACCCGCCAGCGCCATCCAATAAAGGCAACACCCGCAGTTTTGCTTTACAGCCACTAAGCGATGTGCATTTTAATGAGCTATACGGTACTTTTTATGGCGGGCGTACCGCAAACAAAACAACATTGTATGGCTTGCTGGCAATAGCTACGTTTTTACTGCTGTTGGGTTGCATCAACTTTGTTAACTTAACAACCGCACAGGCAGCTCAAAGGGCAAAAGAGATAGGTATCCGCAAAACAATGGGCAGCAGTCGCCTGCAACTCATTATCCAGTTTTTAAGTGAGACATTTTTTATCACCCTTATCGCGGTTGTTATCTCGGTTTTAATTGCGCCCGTGATCCTTAACCTGTTTAAAGATTTTATTCCGGAGGGGATCACGTTAGATCTTTTAAATCAGCCCAATCTTATTGTATTTCTCCTGGCGCTCACATTTATAGTGAGTTTGTTATCGGGATTTTATCCGGCAGTTTTACTATCGGGTTATAAACCGGTGTTGGTACTTAAAAACCAGGCATCGTCAAACAGTAGTAAAACACGGAATGCCTGGTTGCGTAAATCGCTCACGGTAACGCAATTTGTAATAGCCCAATTTTTTATTATGGCTACCGTATTGGTTAGCAAGCAAATATATTATGCCTTGCATAAAGACCTGGGGCTTAAAAAGGATGCTATTTTGGTCATCAATTCGCCATGGAAAAACCGCACAGAAAGCCGAAACCAGGTTTTTTTAAATAAGATTATCGCGCTGCCCCAGGTGCAATTGGTAAGCCTGGGTAAAGATGCGCCATCCTCAGATAATGGTAACTCAACCGAAGCTACTTTCCGCGATGGTAAGAAAGAGATAAAGATGGAACTTAATGAAAAGTATGGCGACGAGAATTACATCAAAGTATACCACATAAAACTACTGGCGGGGCGCAATTTACTACCGGGCGATACCTCAAAAGCATTTTTGATAAATGAAACCTACGCACATGCCATTGGCTTTAAAAACCCAGCCGACGCGGTTGGTAAATACATCGACAATTTTAACGGAGATGTTAAAATGCAGATCATAGGCGTAGTGGCCGATTTTCATGCCGAATCATTACATGCGCCTATTAAACCAATAGCGATTTTAACCGAGCTTAACCACTACAATAACGGCACTTTCCACATCGCGCTAAAGCCACAATCGGCAGGCGGCGATGACTGGAAAAAGGCCATTGTTGCCATGGAAACATCATGGAAGGAAATTTACCCCGAAGATGATTTTGAATACCACTTTTTTGATGAAAATATAGCCAGGTTTTACGATGCCGAGCAACATACCTCAACTTTGTTAACTTGGGCTACTGGTTTATCAGTATTTATAAGTTGCCTTGGTTTATTAGGCCTGGCCATTTATAACACCAACCAGCGTACTAAAGAGATAGGGGTACGTAAAGTTCTTGGCGCCACCGTATCGCAGATAGTTGCGCTGTTATCAACCGAGTTAATATTACTTATTTTGCTGGCATTTGCGCTGGTTACGCCATTAGCCTGGTACGCCATGAACAAATGGATGCAAAGCTTTGCCGACCGTACCAGCATCAGCTGGTGGATTTTTGTACTAAGTGGCGGAGGGATGTTGTTAACCGCCCTGATAACATCAAGCTTCCAAACCATAAAAGCCGCGATGGCAAATCCGACCAGGAGCCTTAGAAGTGAGTAG
- a CDS encoding ABC transporter permease — protein MIKNYLRSALRNITRHKFISFINIFGLTVGLTCCLLIVVYVINETSYDKFNANADDIYRVTRSFNTADGIDNLYLGAVAPPVGPLLKNEFPDIKKFTRILPNGSAVIRYKDKLFNEDGSYFADENFFDFFSIKTIHGDPKSALAEPFSVMLTPEMARKYFGNEDPMNKEFRFNNQYNFKVTGIFEPFPANAQLHPQLLLSFATLNDNTVYGKKGLETNWGNNAFFTYLLFPKGYNVNTVAAQFPAFLDKYVHFTGQPANYRESKFSKLHFQKLLDIHLNSHLDDELEQNGDIKRVYIFSAIALFILLIACINYMNLSTARSTLRAKEIGIRKVIGAQQKEIITQFLSESVLITAFSLVLALVITWLVMPLVNQFSGLQLNFNNLLQPQIVLSIVAMPFVIGIISGIYPAIFMSSFKPIKVLKGILKVGSGNISFRKVLVVLQFSISIILIVATTIVFQQLRYMQQKSLGFNKDHLITMGNPFNATQFDVFKNEILKNGNIKDAGRSSRIPSGRLLDDQGIQVMQGGVLQPVKAAVKYINTDCSFIPTYGMKMAAGRNFSKDFATDTNNYVINVAASKVLGWKTPESAIGKEISYGGVKGKVIGVVNDFHFESLHQNIIPLLMTMPSLSNNNNNYGRLSIKIDGSHVQQAINTLEQTWKKYQPESPFQYTFLDEKFQKLYDSEQQQGSLFTIFSFIAIFIACLGLFGLSAFTISQRVKEIGVRKVLGASIPQIVTELSKDFLKLVLIASVIALPIAWYSMSKWLLDFAFRISIQWWVLVMAGVIAVVIAFLTISFQSIKAASANPVKSLRSE, from the coding sequence ATGATAAAGAATTATTTACGCAGTGCATTACGGAACATTACCAGGCACAAATTTATATCGTTCATCAATATATTTGGATTAACCGTTGGGTTAACCTGTTGCCTGCTGATTGTGGTTTATGTGATAAACGAGACGAGCTATGATAAGTTTAATGCCAATGCCGATGATATTTATCGTGTTACCCGCAGTTTTAATACTGCCGATGGTATTGATAACTTATACCTGGGGGCTGTTGCGCCACCGGTAGGCCCGTTGCTTAAAAATGAATTCCCTGATATTAAAAAGTTTACGCGGATACTGCCAAACGGCAGTGCAGTTATCCGTTATAAGGATAAGCTGTTTAACGAAGATGGATCGTATTTTGCCGACGAAAATTTCTTTGACTTTTTTAGCATAAAAACTATCCATGGCGATCCTAAAAGTGCCCTGGCCGAGCCCTTCAGCGTGATGCTGACTCCCGAAATGGCACGCAAATATTTCGGAAACGAGGATCCGATGAATAAGGAGTTCCGGTTTAATAACCAGTATAATTTTAAGGTTACAGGCATTTTTGAACCTTTTCCCGCAAATGCTCAATTGCACCCTCAACTGCTTTTATCTTTTGCAACATTAAATGACAATACGGTTTATGGCAAAAAAGGCCTGGAAACCAATTGGGGCAATAACGCGTTTTTCACTTATCTGTTATTTCCAAAGGGTTATAATGTTAATACCGTAGCCGCGCAATTTCCTGCTTTTTTAGATAAGTACGTGCATTTTACTGGTCAGCCGGCAAATTACCGCGAATCAAAATTTAGTAAATTACATTTTCAAAAACTATTGGACATTCACCTTAATTCACACCTGGATGATGAATTGGAGCAAAACGGCGACATCAAAAGAGTTTATATATTTTCGGCTATCGCGTTGTTTATCCTGCTGATAGCCTGTATTAATTACATGAACTTATCAACCGCGCGGTCCACCCTTAGGGCTAAGGAGATAGGCATCCGCAAGGTAATAGGAGCGCAGCAAAAAGAAATCATTACCCAGTTTTTAAGCGAATCTGTATTGATAACCGCTTTTTCGCTCGTGTTAGCTTTGGTTATAACCTGGCTTGTTATGCCCCTGGTTAATCAATTTTCGGGACTGCAGTTGAATTTTAACAACTTATTGCAGCCACAAATTGTATTGTCAATTGTGGCCATGCCTTTTGTAATTGGTATTATCAGCGGTATTTATCCTGCAATATTTATGTCGTCGTTTAAACCAATAAAGGTATTAAAGGGAATTTTAAAGGTTGGTTCGGGCAATATCTCGTTCCGGAAGGTATTGGTGGTATTGCAGTTTTCCATCTCTATTATTTTAATAGTGGCCACTACTATTGTTTTTCAGCAGTTGCGCTATATGCAGCAAAAATCACTTGGTTTTAATAAAGATCATTTGATAACCATGGGCAATCCCTTTAACGCCACCCAGTTTGATGTGTTTAAAAACGAAATATTGAAGAACGGGAATATTAAAGATGCCGGCCGTTCGTCAAGGATCCCATCCGGCCGTTTGTTGGACGACCAAGGCATCCAGGTAATGCAGGGGGGAGTGCTGCAACCTGTTAAAGCAGCTGTAAAATACATCAATACCGATTGCAGTTTTATACCCACCTACGGGATGAAAATGGCTGCAGGCCGTAATTTTTCAAAAGATTTTGCAACAGACACTAATAACTATGTTATAAACGTGGCTGCATCTAAAGTGTTAGGGTGGAAAACCCCGGAAAGCGCCATTGGTAAAGAGATAAGCTATGGCGGCGTTAAAGGAAAGGTGATAGGTGTAGTTAACGATTTCCATTTCGAGTCGTTACACCAGAATATCATTCCGTTGTTGATGACGATGCCTTCGCTTTCAAATAACAACAACAATTATGGCAGGCTATCGATAAAAATTGATGGCAGCCATGTTCAGCAGGCCATTAATACGCTGGAGCAAACATGGAAAAAATACCAGCCTGAAAGCCCTTTTCAATATACCTTCCTTGATGAAAAATTCCAGAAACTGTATGACAGCGAGCAACAGCAAGGCAGCTTGTTTACTATATTTTCTTTCATTGCCATATTTATAGCTTGCCTGGGCTTGTTCGGGCTATCGGCATTTACTATTAGTCAAAGGGTTAAGGAGATAGGCGTGCGCAAAGTATTAGGCGCCAGCATCCCGCAAATAGTAACCGAATTATCTAAAGACTTTTTAAAACTGGTGCTTATAGCGTCGGTAATCGCATTGCCCATAGCATGGTATTCTATGAGCAAATGGCTGCTTGATTTTGCCTTCCGCATCAGCATCCAATGGTGGGTGCTTGTAATGGCAGGTGTTATCGCGGTAGTTATCGCTTTTTTAACTATCAGCTTTCAATCCATCAAAGCAGCATCGGCAAACCCGGTGAAAAGTCTTCGTAGTGAGTAG
- a CDS encoding ABC transporter permease, with protein sequence MLKNYIKTAWRSLKRNKIFSFINVFGLSVGLACCMLITAYVYSELSYDRYPQDAGQIYRVGIKTIENAGISDYPSVDVAVAKGIKDQYPQVSDVTRLTGRKPSYIEYNGKKFKEEHLFMVDANFLQLFSIPIIDGESKTCLKDPNSIVITAAFAKKYFGNGAAVGQSLLVDGEPYKVTGVIEKVPDNSHFHGDAFFSMNNYVRTAQQTWSNIGYFTYIQLNKSADAKKLESAFPNDLVKKFVVPEIAHDMNVSLAEASKSVNTFLFYLQPLTDIHLHSATKYEIEANGDIHYVYIFGVLAIFILMLACINFTNLSTASSAKRSKEVGIRKVLGSEKSGLISQFLTESVLLTLGAMVLAIVMVYLLLPVFNDLSRKHINISFFVSFQAIITEVLLVFVVGVIAGIYPAFVLSGFQIIAVLKGGSGTTRQASKNYLRSGLIVFQFAVSTALIIATFVVYQQLHYMQNKKLGYDKDQVLVINETYSLRNNIDAFKQELLRNPQVMNATISSSVPGSGGGIDGTQIDAKEFNDKGGHAEIHTDIFHVDEHYIPTLGIQIVKGRNFYPSYPGDSMAVVVNEALVRDLGWGKSDPIGKTIVRSARAQYTVVGVVKDFHYVSAKQKIAPLMLLPGHSISSIMVKVKTKDIKKLIADMRTQWDSFKTDLPFSYSFLDEKFASLYASEQQTGKIFTVFALVALIIASLGLFGLAAFMIRLRVKEIGIRKVLGASTGSITTLLSKEFLKLIVIASLISFPITWYAMSKWLQDFAYRISIQWWVFLLAGCIALLVAAITISFQSVKAALANPVKSLRNE encoded by the coding sequence ATGCTTAAAAATTATATTAAAACCGCATGGCGTAGTTTAAAACGCAATAAAATATTTTCGTTTATAAATGTGTTTGGCCTATCGGTTGGCCTGGCCTGCTGTATGCTGATTACCGCTTACGTATATAGTGAATTAAGCTACGACAGGTATCCGCAGGATGCCGGGCAGATTTATCGCGTAGGTATTAAAACTATCGAAAACGCAGGAATAAGCGACTACCCCAGCGTAGATGTGGCCGTGGCCAAAGGCATTAAAGATCAATACCCACAGGTTAGCGATGTAACCAGGCTTACCGGCCGCAAGCCATCGTATATTGAGTATAACGGCAAAAAGTTTAAAGAAGAACACCTGTTTATGGTAGACGCTAACTTTCTGCAACTGTTTTCAATCCCCATAATTGACGGCGAAAGTAAAACCTGCCTCAAAGATCCCAATAGTATAGTAATCACCGCAGCATTTGCAAAAAAATACTTTGGTAATGGCGCGGCTGTAGGCCAATCATTACTGGTAGACGGCGAGCCCTATAAGGTTACCGGGGTTATTGAAAAAGTACCTGACAATTCCCACTTTCATGGCGACGCGTTTTTTAGCATGAATAATTATGTACGAACCGCGCAGCAAACCTGGAGCAACATTGGTTATTTCACCTACATACAATTAAACAAGAGCGCCGACGCAAAAAAGCTGGAGTCGGCGTTTCCGAATGACCTGGTCAAAAAGTTTGTAGTGCCCGAAATTGCCCACGACATGAATGTAAGCCTGGCCGAGGCAAGCAAATCTGTGAATACCTTCCTGTTTTATTTACAGCCCTTAACTGATATTCACCTGCACTCGGCAACAAAATACGAGATAGAAGCTAATGGCGATATTCATTACGTTTACATATTTGGTGTTTTGGCTATATTTATTTTGATGCTGGCCTGCATTAACTTTACCAATTTATCAACCGCCAGTTCGGCAAAACGGAGCAAAGAAGTTGGCATCCGTAAAGTATTGGGTTCAGAAAAAAGCGGGCTTATTTCGCAGTTCCTTACCGAATCGGTACTGCTTACATTAGGGGCCATGGTGCTGGCCATCGTAATGGTGTACCTGCTGCTGCCGGTTTTTAATGATCTGTCGCGCAAGCATATTAATATTAGTTTTTTTGTGAGTTTCCAGGCCATAATTACCGAAGTGTTGCTTGTTTTTGTAGTTGGGGTTATAGCCGGCATTTATCCTGCATTTGTATTGTCGGGTTTCCAGATCATTGCCGTATTAAAGGGCGGTTCGGGCACTACCAGGCAGGCAAGCAAAAATTACCTGCGCAGCGGCCTTATCGTTTTCCAGTTTGCAGTATCTACCGCGCTCATTATAGCCACCTTTGTAGTTTACCAACAATTGCACTATATGCAAAACAAAAAACTGGGTTACGATAAAGACCAGGTACTGGTAATAAATGAAACTTATTCGTTACGCAATAACATTGACGCATTTAAGCAGGAGTTGCTGCGTAATCCGCAGGTTATGAATGCCACCATATCCAGCAGCGTTCCCGGTTCAGGGGGCGGTATTGATGGCACGCAGATAGATGCCAAGGAATTTAATGACAAGGGCGGCCATGCCGAAATTCATACAGATATTTTTCATGTGGATGAACACTATATACCCACTTTAGGGATACAGATAGTAAAAGGTCGTAATTTTTATCCGTCGTACCCCGGCGATTCAATGGCGGTAGTTGTTAACGAGGCCCTGGTGCGCGACCTGGGTTGGGGTAAAAGCGATCCGATAGGTAAAACCATTGTCCGCTCGGCAAGGGCTCAATATACTGTTGTAGGGGTAGTTAAAGATTTTCATTATGTATCTGCAAAGCAAAAGATAGCGCCCTTGATGTTGTTGCCCGGCCATAGCATAAGTTCAATTATGGTTAAGGTAAAAACAAAAGATATTAAAAAACTTATTGCCGATATGCGCACGCAATGGGATAGCTTTAAAACTGATTTGCCTTTCAGCTATTCGTTCCTCGACGAAAAGTTTGCATCACTTTACGCATCCGAACAACAAACCGGCAAAATATTTACCGTGTTTGCGCTTGTTGCCCTGATCATAGCCAGCCTTGGTTTGTTTGGCCTGGCAGCATTCATGATCAGGCTAAGGGTTAAAGAAATAGGCATCCGTAAGGTTTTGGGCGCATCAACAGGGAGTATTACCACATTATTATCAAAAGAGTTTTTGAAACTTATTGTAATAGCGTCGCTCATATCATTCCCCATAACCTGGTACGCCATGAGCAAATGGCTGCAGGATTTTGCCTACCGCATAAGCATCCAGTGGTGGGTGTTTTTATTAGCAGGCTGTATTGCATTACTGGTGGCTGCAATAACCATCAGCTTTCAATCGGTAAAAGCCGCATTGGCCAACCCGGTGAAAAGTTTGAGGAACGAGTAG